Proteins from one Fischerella sp. PCC 9605 genomic window:
- the rpsU gene encoding 30S ribosomal protein S21: protein MAEVRLGENESIDSALRRFKKKIQKAGILSEVKRRERYEKPSLRRKRKAETVRKGGRF from the coding sequence GTGGCTGAAGTCCGTTTGGGTGAAAATGAGTCTATTGACTCGGCACTAAGACGTTTTAAAAAGAAAATTCAAAAAGCTGGGATTTTATCCGAAGTCAAGCGCCGGGAAAGATATGAGAAACCCAGTCTGCGCCGCAAGCGCAAAGCGGAAACCGTACGTAAAGGCGGTCGCTTCTAA
- a CDS encoding KH domain-containing protein → MSLNRSVQKPLPKLGTKSPAVSPDYVGLVRFLIQPFLESPQSLSVDCEMYHTHKRVWIRIAFDSTDKGKVFGRGGRNIQAIRTVIAAAADAAGHSVYLDIYGSNGVGRDGVSFDEEGEERLPPPKPKERRGNGSRPVVKSRSR, encoded by the coding sequence ATGTCTTTGAACAGGTCAGTGCAAAAGCCGCTTCCTAAGCTCGGAACAAAATCCCCAGCAGTAAGTCCTGACTACGTTGGGCTAGTACGGTTCTTGATCCAACCGTTTTTAGAATCGCCACAGTCCTTGAGCGTCGATTGTGAAATGTATCACACCCACAAGCGGGTTTGGATTCGCATCGCTTTTGATAGCACAGATAAAGGGAAAGTGTTTGGTCGGGGAGGACGCAACATCCAGGCGATTCGCACAGTCATTGCTGCTGCTGCTGATGCTGCTGGTCACTCAGTATACTTAGATATCTACGGCAGTAATGGTGTTGGTCGGGACGGTGTTTCTTTTGACGAAGAGGGAGAGGAGCGATTGCCGCCGCCCAAACCAAAAGAACGACGCGGTAACGGAAGCCGCCCTGTTGTTAAATCCCGTTCACGCTAG
- the rpsP gene encoding 30S ribosomal protein S16, whose product MIKLRLKRYGKKREASYRIVAINSLARRDGRPLEELGFYNPRTDEVRLDVPGIVKRLQQGAQPTDTVRRILEKENVFEQVSAKAAS is encoded by the coding sequence ATGATTAAATTGCGCTTGAAGCGATACGGTAAAAAGCGGGAAGCGAGTTATCGCATAGTCGCTATCAACAGCCTCGCTCGCCGCGATGGTCGTCCCCTGGAGGAACTAGGATTTTACAATCCCAGAACTGATGAAGTGCGACTGGATGTTCCCGGCATCGTCAAGCGACTACAGCAAGGTGCTCAACCAACTGACACCGTGCGTCGCATTTTAGAAAAAGAAAATGTCTTTGAACAGGTCAGTGCAAAAGCCGCTTCCTAA
- the ffh gene encoding signal recognition particle protein has product MFDALADRLEAAWKKLRGQDKISQSNIQDALREVRRALLEADANLQVVKEFISEIETKAQGAEVIAGVRPDQQFIKIVYDELVQVMGETNVPLAQAQDQPTIVLMAGLQGTGKTTATAKLALHLRKLERSCLMVATDVYRPAAIEQLVTLGKQIEVPVFEMGSDADPVEITRQGVERGRAEGVDTVIIDTAGRLQIDAEMMAELARIKEAVQPHETLLVVDAMTGQEAANLTRTFHEQIGITGAILTKLDGDSRGGAALSVRRISGAPIKFVGVGEKVEALQPFYPDRMASRILGMGDVLTLVEKAQEEIDLADAEKMQEKILTAKFDFTDFLKQLRLLKNMGSLGGIIKMIPGMNKLTNDQLQQGETQLKRCEAMINSMTPAERKNPDLLASSPSRRRRIATGSGYKEADVSKLVSDFQKMRTLMQQMGQGSFPGMPGMFGGGMGSPYAAAGNRPAPPGWRGYSGGTGAKKKPKKDKKKKGFGTL; this is encoded by the coding sequence ATGTTCGATGCACTTGCTGACCGTTTAGAAGCTGCCTGGAAAAAACTGCGGGGACAGGATAAAATTTCCCAATCCAATATTCAAGATGCTTTGCGGGAAGTCCGCCGTGCCCTGTTGGAAGCAGATGCAAACCTCCAGGTAGTCAAAGAATTTATTAGCGAAATTGAAACTAAGGCACAAGGAGCCGAGGTAATCGCTGGCGTACGTCCTGACCAACAGTTCATCAAAATTGTTTACGATGAGTTGGTGCAGGTCATGGGGGAAACTAATGTACCCCTAGCGCAAGCCCAAGATCAACCCACGATTGTGTTAATGGCAGGTTTGCAGGGGACAGGAAAAACCACTGCTACTGCTAAGTTGGCTTTACATTTACGGAAATTAGAACGCAGCTGCTTGATGGTGGCAACAGACGTATATCGCCCAGCAGCTATTGAGCAACTCGTAACACTGGGTAAGCAAATCGAGGTACCAGTTTTTGAAATGGGAAGCGATGCCGATCCGGTGGAAATTACGCGACAGGGTGTAGAGCGCGGCAGAGCAGAAGGTGTTGACACTGTAATTATTGACACTGCCGGTCGCCTGCAAATCGACGCAGAGATGATGGCGGAGTTAGCCCGCATCAAAGAAGCCGTCCAACCCCACGAAACTCTCTTGGTGGTGGACGCGATGACTGGTCAAGAAGCAGCAAATCTTACCCGTACCTTCCACGAACAGATTGGTATTACTGGTGCAATTCTCACCAAACTGGACGGTGATAGCCGTGGAGGGGCAGCACTGTCAGTGCGACGGATTTCGGGAGCGCCGATTAAGTTTGTTGGTGTTGGCGAGAAAGTTGAAGCCCTGCAACCGTTTTATCCCGATCGCATGGCATCGCGAATTTTGGGTATGGGCGATGTCCTTACCTTAGTAGAAAAAGCCCAGGAAGAAATTGACTTGGCTGATGCCGAGAAAATGCAAGAGAAAATCTTGACGGCGAAGTTCGACTTCACCGACTTTCTCAAGCAGCTACGCTTGTTGAAAAACATGGGTTCCCTAGGAGGCATCATCAAGATGATTCCAGGGATGAACAAGCTCACGAATGACCAGTTGCAGCAAGGCGAAACCCAGCTCAAGCGCTGCGAAGCGATGATTAATTCCATGACTCCAGCAGAACGCAAAAATCCAGATTTATTGGCTAGTTCGCCCAGTCGGCGACGGCGGATTGCTACTGGGAGCGGTTACAAAGAGGCGGATGTCAGTAAACTGGTAAGTGACTTCCAAAAAATGCGTACTCTTATGCAGCAAATGGGTCAAGGTAGCTTTCCTGGGATGCCGGGAATGTTTGGTGGTGGTATGGGTAGCCCCTACGCAGCAGCAGGAAATCGTCCCGCTCCTCCTGGATGGAGGGGTTATAGTGGCGGCACCGGTGCAAAAAAGAAGCCCAAGAAGGACAAAAAGAAGAAAGGTTTCGGTACTTTATAG
- a CDS encoding pentapeptide repeat-containing protein — MTVANRKKIDFCEEAKVRLISSLGQMALVGLVLIVILLLTNVKPSALVLGLSFCLAIVFVVWNQQKWLKNESQERSTSLAHNLSPDPLLKNGNLRNAEINKAKKIDVSRSILQKVLNQRVGEQGLSNISLILAELSGAQLMGANLGSVYLNGANLSNANLSDANLSDANLSDANLSNALLWNTQLVGANLSSTQLVGANLSNANLQDVNLSSANLSKAQLVGVNLNSANLSDAQLINANLTSANLSSVYLWNANLSNAQLANTNFSCAYMSCAKLSDAYLSCAILKNAQLSNAKLKNANLKNANLNNTQLVGVNLNNANLSDANLEGANLEGANLSGANLSGANLRCVKINQATKLDSKWLLVWKILNQKHKSQELRNADFENANLQDADLRNADLSGVNFKGAKVENALFGWNQGLSAEMELELKLRGAIFEDE; from the coding sequence ATGACTGTAGCCAACCGTAAAAAGATTGATTTCTGTGAAGAAGCCAAGGTAAGACTGATTTCATCATTAGGGCAAATGGCTTTGGTTGGCTTAGTTCTTATAGTTATCCTACTGCTGACTAATGTCAAACCGTCAGCATTGGTGCTGGGTTTGAGTTTTTGCTTAGCAATTGTATTCGTCGTTTGGAATCAACAGAAGTGGTTAAAAAATGAGTCTCAAGAGCGATCGACTTCTCTTGCTCACAATTTATCACCCGATCCGCTCCTTAAAAATGGCAATCTGAGGAATGCAGAAATTAACAAAGCAAAAAAAATTGATGTGAGCAGGAGTATTCTTCAAAAAGTTCTCAATCAGAGAGTAGGAGAGCAAGGCTTGAGCAATATCAGCTTAATTCTTGCTGAGTTAAGCGGTGCCCAGCTAATGGGTGCTAATCTCGGCAGTGTCTACCTCAATGGTGCTAACCTCAGTAATGCCAACCTCAGCGATGCCAACCTTAGCGATGCCAACCTTAGTGATGCCAATCTCAGCAATGCCCTACTTTGGAATACTCAGTTAGTAGGTGCTAATCTCAGCAGTACCCAGTTAGTAGGTGCTAATCTCAGCAATGCAAATCTTCAAGATGTCAACCTAAGTAGTGCCAACTTGAGCAAGGCTCAGCTAGTGGGTGTTAATCTCAACAGTGCTAACCTTAGTGATGCCCAGTTAATAAATGCAAATCTTACTAGTGCAAATCTCAGTAGTGTTTATCTATGGAATGCCAACTTGAGCAATGCCCAACTGGCGAATACTAATTTTAGCTGTGCTTATATGAGCTGTGCTAAGTTAAGCGATGCTTATCTTAGCTGTGCAATTCTCAAGAATGCTCAACTGAGTAATGCCAAGTTGAAGAATGCAAACTTGAAGAATGCCAATTTAAATAATACTCAGCTAGTTGGCGTAAACCTGAATAATGCCAATCTTAGCGATGCTAATTTGGAAGGTGCTAACTTAGAGGGTGCCAACTTGAGTGGAGCTAATCTGAGTGGAGCTAATTTGAGGTGTGTCAAAATTAATCAGGCAACAAAACTAGATAGCAAATGGCTTTTAGTTTGGAAAATTTTAAATCAGAAACATAAGAGTCAAGAATTGAGAAATGCAGATTTTGAAAATGCTAATCTTCAAGATGCTGACCTTAGAAATGCTGATTTGAGTGGTGTAAATTTCAAAGGAGCAAAAGTGGAGAATGCTCTATTTGGCTGGAATCAAGGACTTTCTGCGGAGATGGAGTTGGAGTTAAAGCTACGAGGGGCAATATTTGAGGATGAGTAG
- a CDS encoding Uma2 family endonuclease produces the protein MTSSTLIQPEEIIHLSGISWQTYEALLNELSTNRRLRLTYNHGNLEIMVPSPEHERYKEILGRFVETLAEELEVRIDPLGSTTFKRSELSGAEPDKCFYIRNLNAVKGKKRIDLQQDPPPDLVVEIDITSSSKDRLEVYANIGVPEIWRYDGNSFSINILQNQKYIIVENSLAFPSLPIQEISRFLKQVGEKDYLDLVKEFRNWVKSQTQKNC, from the coding sequence ATGACTAGCAGCACTCTCATTCAACCAGAAGAAATCATCCACTTATCAGGTATCAGTTGGCAAACTTATGAAGCTTTGTTAAACGAACTCAGTACAAATCGACGCCTACGGCTTACTTACAATCATGGCAATCTAGAAATTATGGTTCCCTCACCCGAACATGAACGTTATAAAGAAATACTGGGTCGATTTGTCGAAACTCTAGCTGAAGAACTAGAAGTTAGAATTGACCCCCTGGGTTCAACTACTTTTAAACGTTCAGAACTTAGTGGAGCAGAACCAGACAAATGTTTTTATATTAGGAACCTCAATGCAGTTAAAGGTAAAAAAAGAATAGACTTACAACAAGACCCACCGCCAGATTTAGTAGTCGAAATTGATATTACCAGCAGTTCTAAAGACCGCTTGGAAGTCTATGCCAATATAGGTGTACCGGAAATCTGGCGATATGATGGCAACTCTTTCAGTATTAATATTCTACAAAATCAAAAATATATAATAGTTGAAAATAGTTTGGCATTTCCTAGTTTGCCTATTCAGGAAATTTCGCGGTTTTTAAAACAGGTAGGTGAGAAAGACTACTTGGATTTAGTAAAGGAATTTCGCAACTGGGTTAAAAGTCAAACTCAGAAAAATTGTTAG
- a CDS encoding aminopeptidase P family protein, whose translation MQIQSISNTLIDTLRQRRQRLAQLIDFPAILWSGNSCPRNFPANLFPYRASSHFLYFAGLPLPNAAIRLEAGKLELFMDDPAPSSALWHGEMPKREEIAAQIGADAAYPRAKLESQLEGVATIAVQDPATWTQQSQLLNRWVLPQNQPQGIDLELAKAIVELRLTHDEGALAELRKAAAVTVEVHKAGMVATPNAKIEAEVRAAMEKVIIAHNMTTSYNSIVTVHGEVLHNEQYHHSLQPGDLLLADVGAETEMGWAADVTRTWPVNGKFSSTQRDIYDVVLAAHDACIAKIHPGVEYRDIHLLACTVMAEGLVDLGILRGNAEDLVERDVHSLFFPHGIGHLLGLDVHDMEDLGDLAGYEQGRKRSDRFGLSYLRLNRPLRTGMLVTIEPGFYQVPAILNDVKLRSRYQYTVNWERLSQFGDVRGIRIEDDVLVTEEGSEVLTAALPTDASAVEELVNG comes from the coding sequence ATGCAAATACAAAGCATTTCTAATACTCTCATCGATACCCTACGCCAGCGACGGCAACGGCTAGCCCAATTGATAGATTTTCCTGCAATTCTTTGGTCAGGAAATAGTTGTCCGCGCAACTTTCCGGCGAATCTCTTTCCCTACCGTGCTAGCAGTCATTTCTTATACTTTGCCGGACTACCTTTACCAAATGCAGCAATTCGCTTAGAAGCAGGCAAGCTGGAATTATTCATGGATGATCCCGCACCTAGTAGCGCTCTCTGGCATGGCGAAATGCCAAAGCGTGAAGAAATTGCCGCGCAAATTGGAGCAGACGCTGCTTACCCAAGGGCAAAATTAGAGTCACAACTAGAAGGAGTAGCAACAATTGCCGTCCAAGATCCAGCCACTTGGACGCAACAGTCACAACTATTGAATAGATGGGTATTACCGCAAAATCAGCCTCAAGGAATCGATTTAGAATTAGCCAAAGCAATTGTCGAGTTGCGCCTCACCCACGATGAAGGAGCATTAGCCGAATTGCGAAAAGCTGCTGCTGTTACTGTCGAGGTACACAAAGCTGGTATGGTAGCAACACCCAATGCCAAGATAGAGGCAGAAGTACGTGCGGCAATGGAAAAAGTCATCATTGCCCACAATATGACCACTTCCTACAACAGCATTGTTACCGTTCACGGCGAAGTTCTGCATAACGAGCAGTATCACCACTCTCTGCAACCAGGCGACTTACTGCTTGCCGATGTCGGCGCAGAAACAGAGATGGGTTGGGCGGCGGATGTTACTCGCACTTGGCCTGTTAATGGTAAGTTTTCATCTACCCAGCGGGATATTTATGATGTAGTGCTGGCTGCTCATGATGCTTGCATTGCTAAGATACATCCTGGTGTTGAGTATCGGGATATTCATCTATTGGCGTGTACAGTTATGGCTGAGGGCTTGGTGGATTTAGGCATTTTGCGAGGAAACGCTGAAGATTTGGTAGAAAGGGATGTCCATTCGCTGTTTTTCCCTCATGGCATTGGTCATCTGCTAGGCTTGGATGTGCATGATATGGAAGATTTGGGAGACTTAGCCGGATATGAACAGGGACGCAAAAGGAGCGATCGCTTTGGCTTGAGCTATTTACGTTTAAATCGTCCCTTGCGGACAGGAATGTTAGTAACAATTGAGCCTGGTTTTTACCAAGTACCAGCAATTTTAAATGATGTGAAATTGCGTTCAAGATATCAGTACACAGTCAATTGGGAGCGCCTATCTCAGTTTGGCGATGTACGTGGTATTCGTATTGAAGATGATGTTTTAGTAACAGAAGAAGGTAGCGAAGTTTTAACAGCAGCCTTACCCACTGATGCTAGTGCTGTAGAGGAATTGGTTAATGGTTAA